One genomic segment of Protaetiibacter intestinalis includes these proteins:
- a CDS encoding ThuA domain-containing protein, whose amino-acid sequence MTDAVLLTGGGDFDDPWHPFRATAARIAQVLDGLGVRTTIVDGAAGFADAVAAGPDLVVVQASNAYEPTSGDDLVLDAVAAHLAGGRPLLAVHSATCLFVDRPEWAATLGGRWVPEESYHPELGEAHVRLEPHPITAGLVDVEAVDERYTALSVSPEVGVLAWHEEAGARHPLAWTHRVGGANVVYDALGHDERSYDSPSRRALLEREVGWLLSPAAAPPPAGS is encoded by the coding sequence ATGACGGATGCCGTGCTGCTGACCGGCGGGGGCGACTTCGACGATCCGTGGCATCCGTTCCGTGCGACGGCGGCCCGCATCGCCCAGGTGCTCGACGGTCTCGGCGTGCGCACGACGATCGTCGACGGGGCGGCGGGGTTCGCGGATGCCGTCGCGGCCGGGCCGGACCTCGTCGTCGTGCAGGCGTCGAACGCCTACGAGCCGACGTCCGGCGACGACCTCGTGCTCGACGCGGTCGCCGCGCACCTCGCCGGCGGACGGCCGCTGCTCGCCGTGCACTCGGCGACGTGCCTCTTCGTCGACCGGCCCGAGTGGGCGGCGACGCTCGGCGGGCGCTGGGTGCCGGAGGAGAGCTACCACCCCGAGCTCGGCGAGGCGCACGTGCGACTCGAGCCGCATCCGATCACCGCGGGCCTCGTCGACGTCGAGGCCGTCGACGAGCGCTACACGGCGCTGAGCGTCTCGCCCGAGGTCGGCGTGCTCGCGTGGCACGAGGAGGCCGGCGCACGGCATCCGCTCGCCTGGACGCATCGTGTCGGCGGCGCGAACGTCGTCTACGACGCCCTCGGGCACGACGAGCGCTCCTACGACAGCCCGAGCCGGCGAGCCCTGCTCGAGCGCGAGGTGGGCTGGTTGCTCAGCCCAGCAGCCGCGCCGCCTCCTGCCGGGTCGTGA
- a CDS encoding acyl-CoA dehydrogenase family protein, with the protein MSALAERFAPVLRRIADRAREHERSGTRPYDEVRELADAGFGAVRLPLDRGGAGAGVRELFELLIALGEADSNQPQLWRNHLAFVEDRLLAGSAADPVWVERIAAGEVFGGAWSELGSNGLDKVGTRLTRDSDGGVLDGTKYYSTGSIYADWISVFALDQDAAPVIAIIRADAPGVTLLDDWTGVGQRQTGSGTTVFTGVQVAPEAIYHFEERVLYQEVVYQLVLLASLVGVGRAARAELVSAVRERRRNYPHGLDPEPRRDAQLQAVVGRVSALVTAAEAVVLRAAGLVDPVADALASGADPASEEVQRLATEAAIASYEAQVTVTDAILEATTILFDALGSSAVLEEAQLDRHWRNARTLSSHNPRVYKARVVGDWLLNDASPLRIYESADERRTREEADAAV; encoded by the coding sequence ATGAGCGCGCTCGCCGAACGCTTCGCGCCCGTGCTGCGCCGCATCGCGGACCGCGCGCGCGAGCACGAGCGGTCCGGTACCCGGCCGTACGACGAGGTCCGCGAGCTCGCGGACGCGGGGTTCGGTGCCGTGCGGCTGCCGCTCGATCGTGGCGGGGCCGGCGCCGGGGTCCGGGAGCTCTTCGAGCTCCTCATCGCCCTCGGCGAGGCGGACTCCAATCAGCCCCAGCTGTGGCGCAATCACCTGGCCTTCGTCGAGGACCGCTTGCTCGCGGGTTCCGCAGCGGACCCCGTCTGGGTCGAGCGGATCGCGGCGGGAGAGGTCTTCGGCGGCGCCTGGTCGGAGCTCGGCTCGAACGGGCTCGACAAGGTCGGCACGCGCCTGACCCGCGACTCCGACGGCGGCGTGCTCGACGGCACCAAGTACTACAGCACGGGCAGCATCTACGCGGACTGGATCAGCGTCTTCGCACTCGACCAGGACGCCGCCCCCGTCATCGCGATCATCCGCGCCGACGCTCCGGGGGTGACGCTCCTCGACGACTGGACCGGGGTCGGTCAGCGCCAGACGGGATCCGGCACGACCGTCTTCACCGGGGTGCAGGTCGCCCCCGAAGCGATCTACCACTTCGAGGAACGCGTGCTCTACCAGGAAGTGGTCTACCAGCTCGTGCTGCTCGCCTCCCTCGTCGGCGTGGGCAGGGCCGCGAGGGCGGAGCTCGTCTCGGCGGTGCGGGAACGTCGGCGCAACTACCCCCACGGCCTCGACCCGGAACCTCGGCGGGATGCGCAGTTGCAGGCGGTGGTCGGACGCGTCTCAGCGCTCGTCACAGCCGCCGAGGCCGTCGTCCTGCGGGCGGCAGGCCTCGTCGACCCCGTCGCCGACGCCCTCGCATCGGGTGCCGACCCCGCCTCGGAGGAGGTGCAGCGACTCGCGACCGAGGCCGCGATCGCGAGCTACGAGGCACAGGTCACCGTGACGGATGCCATCCTCGAAGCGACGACGATCCTGTTCGACGCCCTCGGCTCCTCCGCCGTGCTCGAGGAGGCGCAACTCGACCGGCACTGGCGCAACGCCCGCACACTCTCCTCGCACAACCCCCGCGTCTACAAGGCGCGCGTGGTCGGCGATTGGTTGCTCAACGACGCCAGTCCGCTGCGCATCTATGAGAGCGCCGACGAGCGTCGTACTCGCGAAGAAGCTGACGCGGCCGTCTAG
- a CDS encoding NtaA/DmoA family FMN-dependent monooxygenase (This protein belongs to a clade of FMN-dependent monooxygenases, within a broader family of flavin-dependent oxidoreductases, the luciferase-like monooxygenase (LMM) family, some of whose members use coenzyme F420 rather than FMN.), producing MSDPKRLILNLFEMNCVSHITHGLWTLPGNNRHRFTDIEYWTELARILEGGGFDAVFLADVIGTYDVFRGGPETAIREGLQIPSNDPMLVVPAMAAVTRELGFGITFSTSYEPPFAFARRMSTLDHLTKGRVGWNIVTSYLPNAARNFGHDDEIAHDDRYALAEEYLEVLYKLWEGSWDDDAVLEDRDGKIYADPAKIRYIDHVSEHHRVAGPHLASPSRQRSPLLIQATASPRGIALAGRHAELVFTGGPSLEAIQATIAGIRDAAEAAGRSREDVRFVVGATVVVAATEQEARAKLAEFDREASLAGVLAHWSSTVDFLSYDRETTIGEVRLREGSSAEPFLRGAADELTVGEFLDTIVSFHREPFLAVGDPVQVADEIERWLDEYGIDGINLVQYHSFGTALDFIEHVVPELRRRGRLRPGYFPGETLRERVTGGSARLPDTHPAARFRGGANLDRVALTERSER from the coding sequence ATGTCCGACCCCAAGCGCCTCATCCTCAACCTGTTCGAGATGAACTGCGTGAGCCACATCACGCACGGTCTGTGGACGCTCCCCGGCAACAACCGGCACCGCTTCACCGACATCGAGTACTGGACCGAACTCGCCCGCATCCTCGAAGGCGGCGGCTTCGACGCGGTCTTCCTCGCGGACGTCATCGGCACGTACGACGTGTTCCGAGGTGGGCCCGAGACCGCCATCCGCGAGGGGCTCCAGATCCCCTCGAACGACCCGATGCTCGTCGTGCCGGCCATGGCCGCCGTGACCCGGGAGCTGGGATTCGGGATCACCTTCTCGACGAGCTACGAGCCGCCGTTCGCGTTCGCACGACGCATGTCGACCCTCGACCATCTCACCAAGGGACGGGTCGGCTGGAACATCGTCACCTCGTACCTTCCCAATGCCGCGCGCAACTTCGGTCATGACGACGAGATCGCACACGACGACCGCTACGCCCTCGCCGAGGAGTACCTCGAAGTGCTCTACAAGCTGTGGGAAGGCTCGTGGGATGACGATGCCGTGCTCGAGGATCGCGACGGCAAGATCTACGCCGACCCAGCGAAGATCCGCTACATCGATCACGTGAGCGAGCACCACCGCGTCGCCGGGCCGCATCTGGCATCTCCCTCCCGGCAGCGATCGCCGCTGCTCATCCAGGCCACCGCCTCGCCGCGCGGCATCGCCCTCGCCGGACGGCACGCCGAGCTCGTCTTCACCGGGGGACCGTCGCTCGAGGCGATCCAGGCGACGATCGCGGGCATCCGCGATGCCGCGGAGGCTGCGGGGCGCTCCCGCGAGGATGTGCGCTTCGTCGTCGGCGCGACGGTCGTCGTCGCGGCGACCGAGCAGGAAGCGCGCGCCAAACTCGCCGAGTTCGACCGGGAGGCGAGCCTCGCCGGCGTGCTCGCCCACTGGAGCTCGACGGTCGACTTCCTGTCCTACGACCGCGAGACGACCATCGGCGAGGTGCGACTGCGGGAGGGTAGCTCGGCCGAGCCCTTCCTCCGCGGTGCCGCGGATGAGCTCACCGTCGGCGAGTTCCTCGACACGATCGTGAGCTTCCACCGCGAGCCGTTCCTCGCCGTCGGTGATCCCGTCCAGGTGGCCGACGAGATCGAGCGCTGGCTCGACGAGTACGGCATCGACGGCATCAACCTCGTGCAGTACCACTCCTTCGGCACGGCGCTCGACTTCATCGAGCACGTGGTGCCCGAGTTGCGTCGGCGTGGCAGGCTGCGCCCCGGGTACTTCCCGGGCGAGACCTTGCGCGAGCGCGTCACGGGCGGCAGCGCCCGACTGCCCGACACCCATCCGGCGGCCCGGTTCCGCGGAGGCGCGAACCTCGACCGGGTCGCCCTCACGGAGAGGAGCGAACGATGA
- a CDS encoding dipeptide ABC transporter ATP-binding protein has protein sequence MSAIELDHVTIGYRRTPRADVEAVVHGVSLALEPAKTLALVGQSGSGKSTIAHAVAGLLPAVGSITAGSIRVDGHDVTRFGRRDWRPLRGRTIGFVPQDPLSSLDPLQRIGRQLGSVLRLHRDLPPGEVQREVVSLLDRVGIREPEKKVRAYPHELSGGQLQRVLIAGAVAGTPRVLIADEPTSALDVTVQRRILDLLGELQDELGLSILFITHDLALAFERSDDVAVLNHGRLREHGPAVAVLGNPRDPYTVRLLADAPSLSPDRYLDRTRPAVRPEPIVEVAGLTKRFDRNETLALDAVSLQLRGGSVHALVGESGSGKTTLARIVAGLTGFDAGTVTVDGVALPTEPRATNPFARRLQLVYQNPLAAVDPRYPIERIIEEPLRIHGIGDRAARQTAVREILDRVALPASVLGRRAREVSGGQRQRVAVARALVLAPDVLVLDEPTSALDVTVQAQIIELLLSLQAEQGLSYLFISHDLSLVRQIADEVTVLQHGRVVEHGNARTVFDHPRDPYTADLVDSIPGRERHELLLA, from the coding sequence ATGAGCGCCATCGAGCTCGACCACGTCACCATCGGATACCGCCGCACGCCTCGCGCGGATGTCGAGGCCGTCGTGCACGGCGTCTCGCTCGCCCTCGAACCCGCGAAGACGCTCGCACTCGTCGGGCAGTCGGGCTCCGGCAAGAGCACGATCGCCCATGCCGTCGCCGGGCTGCTCCCAGCCGTCGGCAGTATCACGGCCGGCAGCATCCGGGTGGACGGGCACGATGTGACCCGGTTCGGGCGCCGCGACTGGCGGCCGCTGCGTGGCCGCACCATCGGATTCGTCCCGCAGGACCCGCTCAGTTCGCTCGACCCGCTCCAGCGCATCGGACGGCAGCTGGGCTCGGTACTGCGTCTACACCGCGACCTTCCCCCCGGAGAGGTGCAGCGGGAGGTGGTGAGCCTGCTGGACCGGGTCGGCATCCGCGAACCCGAGAAGAAGGTACGCGCCTACCCGCACGAGCTCTCCGGCGGTCAACTGCAGCGCGTCCTCATCGCGGGAGCGGTCGCCGGCACCCCGCGCGTGCTGATCGCCGACGAGCCCACCTCGGCTCTCGATGTGACCGTGCAGCGCCGCATCCTCGACCTGCTCGGAGAGCTGCAGGACGAACTCGGCCTGTCGATCCTGTTCATCACCCACGACCTCGCGCTCGCCTTCGAGCGGAGCGACGACGTCGCCGTGCTCAACCACGGCCGCCTCCGCGAGCACGGTCCGGCCGTCGCCGTGCTCGGCAATCCGCGCGATCCCTACACCGTGCGCCTGCTCGCGGACGCGCCCTCGCTGAGCCCCGACCGTTACCTCGACCGGACCCGGCCGGCGGTCCGTCCGGAGCCGATCGTCGAGGTCGCCGGCCTCACCAAGCGGTTCGACCGGAACGAGACCCTCGCGCTCGACGCCGTGAGCCTTCAGCTGCGCGGCGGCAGTGTGCACGCCCTCGTCGGCGAATCCGGCTCGGGGAAGACGACCCTCGCCCGCATCGTCGCGGGGCTGACCGGGTTCGATGCCGGGACCGTGACGGTCGACGGCGTCGCACTGCCGACCGAGCCGCGCGCGACCAACCCATTCGCACGCCGACTGCAACTCGTCTACCAGAACCCGCTTGCCGCCGTGGATCCGCGGTATCCGATCGAGCGGATCATCGAGGAGCCCCTCCGCATCCACGGCATCGGCGACCGTGCCGCCCGTCAGACCGCCGTGCGCGAGATCCTCGACCGGGTCGCCCTGCCCGCATCCGTGCTCGGTCGACGTGCACGCGAGGTCTCGGGGGGTCAACGGCAACGGGTCGCCGTCGCCCGCGCGCTCGTGCTCGCACCCGACGTGCTCGTGCTCGATGAGCCGACCTCGGCGCTCGACGTCACCGTCCAAGCGCAGATCATCGAGTTGCTGCTCTCGCTGCAGGCGGAACAGGGGCTCAGCTACCTCTTCATCTCGCACGACCTGAGTCTCGTCCGCCAGATCGCGGACGAGGTCACCGTGCTGCAGCACGGCCGCGTCGTCGAGCACGGCAACGCGCGGACGGTGTTCGATCACCCGCGCGACCCCTACACCGCCGACCTCGTCGATTCCATCCCCGGTCGCGAACGCCACGAACTCCTCCTCGCCTGA
- a CDS encoding ABC transporter permease has protein sequence MTAVLDATTQAAPIRLLRRATANLHAVDVLAITFVLLLLVATVAPWLLTPYDPLVPDEAAVLAPPSWAHPFGTDYLGRDLLSRIVHGTSRTFFGSAVAVLIGLGSGIVLGLLAATLGGAVDAVISRIVDVLLSIPGLLLAMVVVVSLGFGTLNAAIAVGVSTVAMFTRLMRSEVLTIKGLPFVEASHHLGARRSSVLVRHVLPNSTAAVLSLTALQFGNAILWISALSFLGYGAPPPQPEWGLLVAEGRDYMVSSPWLVLVPGVFITVTVVAISRISQIVKARIAR, from the coding sequence ATGACCGCCGTGCTGGATGCGACCACGCAGGCTGCGCCGATCCGCCTGCTGCGCCGCGCGACCGCGAACCTGCACGCCGTGGACGTGCTTGCGATCACCTTTGTCCTGCTGCTGCTCGTCGCCACGGTCGCCCCGTGGCTGCTCACGCCATACGACCCTCTCGTACCCGACGAGGCGGCGGTACTCGCTCCCCCGTCGTGGGCGCATCCCTTCGGCACCGACTACCTGGGACGCGACCTGCTCTCGCGCATCGTGCACGGCACCTCCCGCACCTTCTTCGGCTCGGCGGTCGCGGTGCTCATCGGGCTCGGCAGCGGAATCGTGCTGGGCCTTCTGGCAGCCACCCTCGGCGGAGCGGTGGACGCCGTGATCAGCAGGATCGTCGACGTGCTGCTCTCGATCCCCGGCCTCCTGCTCGCGATGGTGGTCGTCGTCTCGCTCGGCTTCGGCACCCTCAACGCCGCAATCGCTGTCGGGGTCTCGACGGTCGCGATGTTCACGCGTCTCATGCGATCGGAGGTGCTCACGATCAAGGGGCTACCGTTCGTCGAGGCGAGCCATCACCTGGGCGCGCGGCGCAGTTCGGTCCTCGTGCGTCACGTGCTCCCCAACTCGACGGCCGCCGTGCTCTCGCTCACCGCTCTGCAGTTCGGCAACGCGATCCTCTGGATCTCGGCCCTCAGCTTCCTCGGCTACGGTGCGCCTCCCCCGCAACCCGAGTGGGGCCTACTCGTCGCCGAGGGCAGGGACTACATGGTGTCGTCGCCGTGGCTCGTGCTCGTCCCGGGCGTGTTCATCACCGTCACGGTGGTCGCCATCAGCCGTATCAGCCAGATCGTGAAAGCGAGGATCGCCCGATGA
- a CDS encoding ABC transporter permease has product MGRTRFVVARSAQALLVIALSYTLVFFTLFVLPGNPIENKLTNPQNPLPESAAGPLIAYYHLDKAPIEQFLISVQRLFQGDWGYSLTNGKPVTDLIGQGLSNSAPLALLALLFTAVLSLGIALLAVFGPRRLRGFARLLPLVFLSTPSFLVGFLLLLVFSFQLGWISSIRDEGFVTLILPAATLAIGVNAPITQVLITGLDRAAGEPFVTVLRARGVSEAGIVGGHLLKNGSIPAVTLLALTVGDMLASTVVVETVFSRTGIGFITQQAVRDQDTPVILAVVVLVSTTFVIINLVADLIYPFLDPRISYATRRSRIRAARRTRAKTPEVFA; this is encoded by the coding sequence ATGGGCCGCACGCGGTTCGTGGTGGCGCGCAGCGCGCAGGCGCTGCTCGTCATCGCGCTCTCCTACACGCTCGTGTTCTTCACCCTGTTCGTGCTGCCGGGCAACCCCATCGAGAACAAGCTGACGAACCCGCAGAACCCGCTTCCGGAGTCGGCCGCGGGCCCGCTCATCGCCTACTACCACCTCGACAAGGCGCCGATCGAGCAGTTCCTCATCTCGGTGCAGCGGCTGTTCCAGGGCGACTGGGGATACTCGCTCACCAACGGCAAGCCCGTCACGGATCTGATCGGCCAGGGTCTCTCGAACTCGGCGCCGCTCGCCCTGCTCGCGCTGCTGTTCACCGCGGTGCTGTCGCTCGGGATCGCGCTGCTCGCGGTTTTCGGACCGCGCCGGCTTCGCGGATTCGCGCGGCTGCTGCCGCTCGTGTTCCTGTCGACGCCGAGCTTCCTCGTGGGGTTCCTGTTGCTGTTGGTGTTCTCCTTCCAGCTCGGCTGGATCTCGTCCATCCGGGACGAGGGGTTCGTGACGCTCATCCTCCCCGCGGCCACCCTCGCGATCGGCGTGAACGCCCCGATCACGCAGGTGCTCATCACGGGTCTCGACCGCGCCGCGGGCGAACCCTTCGTCACCGTGCTCCGCGCCCGCGGGGTCTCCGAGGCCGGCATCGTCGGGGGCCATCTCCTCAAGAACGGGTCGATCCCCGCCGTGACACTCCTCGCCCTCACGGTCGGAGACATGCTCGCGAGCACGGTGGTCGTCGAGACCGTGTTCAGTCGCACGGGGATCGGGTTCATCACCCAGCAGGCGGTCCGCGACCAGGACACACCCGTCATCCTGGCGGTCGTGGTGCTGGTCTCGACGACGTTCGTCATCATCAACCTCGTGGCTGACCTGATCTATCCGTTCCTCGATCCGCGCATCAGCTACGCGACGCGACGCTCCCGCATCCGGGCGGCGCGACGCACCCGCGCGAAGACCCCGGAGGTGTTCGCATGA
- a CDS encoding ABC transporter substrate-binding protein codes for MSSTTPTARMRLRAAAAAAALAGFALLASGCSGPSQAATAGDEPVRGGDLIYLDAEIPFGAQLQESGAWQDRGLLQNLTDRLVYRNPDTDVFEPWLAESWTVSDDGLRYDFVIRDGVTYSDGSPLDVDNVKRNLEFQVFGQPDKAIAPNATFPHEATVTTDEASRTVTVTLPTPYAPFLGALTAWGAGLISDSTLDLSREDQLQYTKLVGTGPFVVTSEVYGKEIVLSRRDGYAWAPPSSPNQGEAYLDTVTVIPVTEDSVRLGTLRSGQADLLRYVQPSEEQALADDGYQVIAKSGVGLSNQWIFQQTAPFLDESKVRQALVAGTDRQQILKDIYTDNWHVATSVLSPGTFGYVDLGDELAFDPDHADALLDEAGFTDRDADGYRTRDGERLSITTFVDVYDISAKPLFQAIQHQWKELGVELVIGEIDYSSYWQTAFSDPSTGVLRVGWPHPDPVGLNEYYDSANWNPLRVDDPKLDELLRAELVATDDTTRAAELADVQRYLVENAYVLPLFDDSQVYVARDRVHGFFLTDGALPTFQATWVS; via the coding sequence ATGTCGTCCACGACCCCGACCGCCCGAATGCGACTGCGCGCCGCAGCAGCGGCCGCAGCCCTCGCCGGCTTCGCCCTGCTGGCGTCCGGATGCTCGGGGCCCTCGCAGGCGGCCACCGCGGGCGACGAGCCCGTCCGAGGCGGCGACCTCATCTATCTCGATGCAGAGATCCCGTTCGGTGCCCAGCTGCAGGAGTCGGGCGCCTGGCAGGATCGCGGATTGTTGCAGAACCTCACGGACCGCCTCGTCTACCGCAACCCCGACACCGATGTATTCGAACCGTGGCTCGCCGAGAGCTGGACGGTGAGCGACGACGGCCTACGGTACGACTTCGTCATCCGCGACGGTGTCACCTACTCGGACGGCTCGCCGCTCGATGTCGACAACGTCAAGCGCAACCTCGAGTTCCAGGTCTTCGGCCAGCCCGACAAGGCGATCGCCCCGAACGCGACCTTCCCGCATGAGGCGACCGTCACCACCGACGAGGCGAGCCGGACGGTGACCGTGACGCTGCCGACGCCCTACGCGCCGTTCCTCGGTGCTCTCACCGCATGGGGCGCCGGGCTCATCTCGGACTCGACCCTCGACCTCTCCCGAGAGGACCAGCTGCAGTACACGAAGCTCGTCGGGACGGGTCCGTTCGTCGTCACGAGCGAGGTATACGGCAAGGAGATCGTGCTGAGCCGGCGCGACGGCTACGCCTGGGCGCCACCCAGTTCGCCCAACCAGGGCGAGGCCTACCTCGACACCGTCACCGTCATCCCGGTGACCGAAGACAGCGTGCGACTCGGAACCCTCCGCTCGGGGCAGGCCGACCTGCTGCGGTACGTGCAGCCGAGCGAGGAGCAGGCGCTCGCCGATGACGGCTACCAGGTCATCGCCAAGAGCGGCGTCGGCCTCTCCAACCAGTGGATCTTCCAGCAGACGGCGCCGTTCCTCGATGAGTCGAAGGTGCGCCAGGCTCTCGTCGCCGGCACCGATCGGCAGCAGATCCTGAAGGACATCTACACCGACAACTGGCACGTCGCGACGAGCGTCCTGAGCCCCGGCACCTTCGGGTACGTGGATCTCGGGGACGAGCTCGCCTTCGACCCCGACCATGCCGATGCTCTGCTCGACGAGGCCGGCTTCACCGATAGGGATGCGGACGGCTACCGCACCCGAGACGGCGAGCGCCTCTCCATCACAACCTTCGTCGACGTCTACGACATCAGCGCCAAGCCGCTCTTCCAGGCCATCCAGCACCAGTGGAAGGAGCTCGGGGTCGAGCTCGTCATCGGCGAGATCGACTACTCGTCCTATTGGCAGACGGCGTTCTCCGACCCCAGCACGGGCGTGCTGCGCGTCGGGTGGCCTCACCCGGATCCGGTGGGTCTCAACGAGTACTACGACAGCGCCAACTGGAACCCGCTCAGGGTCGACGACCCGAAGCTCGACGAGCTGCTGCGGGCCGAACTCGTGGCGACGGACGACACCACGCGCGCCGCGGAGCTCGCCGACGTTCAGCGCTACCTCGTGGAGAACGCCTACGTGCTCCCGCTCTTCGATGACAGCCAGGTCTATGTGGCGCGCGACCGCGTGCACGGCTTCTTCCTCACCGACGGGGCGCTGCCGACCTTCCAGGCGACCTGGGTGTCGTGA